A region of Thermodesulfobacteriota bacterium DNA encodes the following proteins:
- a CDS encoding 4Fe-4S dicluster domain-containing protein, whose translation MTEDEKKDAIDRLETRYTEEYGKKTTVDGIPAKEGVLFGYALNIQKCIGCRRCVHACVKENNQSRHHPDGEATEIQWIRVIRMEKGNFSESDMDKGYPRDYGVQVGGNAHKPAGVVLEGQHYYEPEKVPEKEAFYFPMQCMHCEKPPCVKVCPVRTTYRDPDGIVVIDYNWCIGCRMCMGVCPYWARRFNWGEPNLPKEDMNPKTHYLGNRPRMKGVVEKCTFCLQRTRRGRYTACVEVCPVGARKFGNLLDPNSEVRKILDKKKVFRIRADLNTYPKFFYFID comes from the coding sequence ATGACCGAGGATGAGAAGAAGGACGCAATAGACAGGCTCGAAACGCGCTATACCGAGGAGTACGGCAAGAAGACCACCGTGGACGGCATCCCCGCCAAGGAAGGCGTCCTCTTCGGCTACGCCCTTAATATCCAGAAGTGCATCGGATGCAGACGTTGCGTCCACGCCTGCGTCAAGGAAAACAACCAGTCCCGGCACCACCCCGATGGGGAAGCCACCGAGATCCAGTGGATACGCGTCATAAGGATGGAGAAGGGGAACTTCTCCGAGTCGGACATGGACAAGGGCTACCCCAGGGACTACGGCGTGCAGGTAGGCGGCAACGCCCACAAGCCCGCCGGAGTGGTGCTCGAAGGCCAGCACTACTACGAGCCCGAAAAAGTCCCGGAAAAGGAAGCCTTCTACTTCCCCATGCAGTGCATGCATTGCGAAAAGCCGCCGTGCGTCAAGGTCTGCCCCGTCAGGACGACCTACCGCGACCCGGACGGCATAGTCGTTATAGATTACAACTGGTGCATCGGGTGCAGGATGTGCATGGGCGTCTGCCCCTACTGGGCGCGGCGCTTCAACTGGGGCGAGCCCAACCTCCCCAAGGAAGACATGAACCCGAAGACCCACTACCTCGGCAACAGGCCGCGCATGAAGGGTGTCGTCGAAAAATGCACCTTCTGCCTGCAGAGGACCAGGCGCGGCAGATACACGGCCTGCGTGGAAGTCTGCCCCGTAGGGGCCAGGAAGTTCGGCAACCTGCTCGACCCCAATAGCGAGGTAAGGAAGATACTGGACAAGAAAAAGGTCTTCAGGATAAGGGCCGA